From the Panulirus ornatus isolate Po-2019 chromosome 58, ASM3632096v1, whole genome shotgun sequence genome, one window contains:
- the LOC139766780 gene encoding perlucin-like protein, whose protein sequence is MPLTDHHMCWPVPLLLLVVVTSAWIISSLYGSSASPQTGPGEVGDGKNATLSLPAIITTRLLSQINHTTSSVECVCPPPYARVMDQCYYANKFHELQWEEAHRFCQGMGGELAQPRHVNALLVFLLETYGKNVSRWYLGGTDADEEGNWRWIRGEPVSHGEWSQGEPNGNTEENCLEFCFVCQGNENPFPYPALNDEACDTRLNFVCEFVMTDCPLFERSEQRAEPE, encoded by the exons ATGCCCCTCACCGACCACCACATGTGCTGGCCCGTCCCGCTCCTCCTGTTGGTAGTGGTGACCTCCGCTTGGATTATCTCCTCCCTCTATGGCTCCTCCGCGTCCCCGCAGACGGGCCCGGGTGAGGTGGGCGACGGGAAGAACGCCACACTGAGTTTGCCGGCCATCATCACCACGCGGCTCCTCTCACAGATTAACCACACTACGAGCTCAG tggagtgtgtgtgtccgCCTCCGTATGCACGCGTCATGGATCAGTGTTACTACGCCAACAAGTTCCATGAATTACAGTGGGAAGAAGCCCATCGGTTCTGCCAGGGAATGGGCGGGGAGCTGGCCCAACCTCGCCATGTCAACGCCCTTCTAGTCTTCCTCTTAGAGACGTATG GGAAGAATGTAAGTCGATGGTACCTTGGCGGTACGGATGCGGACGAAGAGGGTAACTGGCGGTGGATTAGGGGCGAACCGGTGAGCCACGGAGAATGGTCACAAGGAGAACCCAATGGCAACACGGAAGAGAACTGTCTCGAGTTCTGCTTTGTCTGTCAGGGAAATGAAAACCCGTTCCCCTACCCGGCACTGAACGATGAGGCCTGCGACACTAGGCTGAACTTCGTCTGCGAGTTCGTGATGACTGACTGCCCACTCTTCGAGAGGAGTGAACAACGTGCAGAACCAGAGTGA